ATTTTTGATACAAAGAATGACCAATATGATACCTGGCATTTTCAGGCCATGTTGGAATCTGATCACGAGGTTTTCAAGGCTTACCTGTCTCAAAAGCAGTCTCGCAATGTGACGACCAAAAGCTTAGCAGACATGTTGACGTTGACCTCCTTACCTCAGGAAATCAAGGACTTGGTTTTTTTGTTACGACATTTTGAAAAGGCTGTCCGTAATCCTCTGGCTCATTTGATTAAGCCTTTTGATGAAGAGGAACTGCATCGCACCACTCATTTTTCTTCTCAGGCTTTTTTGGAAAACATTATCACCTTGGCGACTTTTTCTGGTGTAATCTACCGACGTGAGCCTTTTTACTTTGATGACATGAATGCCATTATTAAAAAGGAGTTGAGCCTTTGGAGACAATCTATTGTCTGATATTTATCAAAAAACACGATAACTTGACCGATACAGGTCTTACTACCGTGTTTTTTAGTATGACGATTGAAAAAGACATTAATCAAAGGTTACTTCTTCGAGAAGGTATTCGATAAAACGTTCCCCCATTTTGGACAAGTTGGCTTTTTCATGCTTGATAAAAACAATGTCAATTTCGTCAGGGACATCTAGCGGGATAGCCACAATCTGGTCACCATTTAGATTGCTATTTAGAATACCACTGGCAACGGTGTAGCCATCTAAACCAATCATTAAGTTAAAGAGGGTGGCACGGTCACTGACCACAATTGATTTGTTGTGGGGCATCTGGGACATCATCTCTTCTGAAAAATAAAAGGAGTTGTGAATCCCTTGGTCATAGCTCAGGTAAGGAAAATCTCTCAAGTCGTCCATGCTTAATAGGCTTTTAGTTGCTAGAGGATTTGATTTGCTGACAAAAATATGAGGCTGTGCCTTAAATAATGGAGAGGCGGTCAAATGATTGTCATCAAATAATTTGGTCAAGACATCTCGGTTATAGTCGTTGATAAAGAGAACACCAATTTCAGATCGAAAGTTTTTGACATCATCAATGATTTCCCAAGTTCTTGTCTCGCGCAAAAAGAGTTCATACCGAGTCATGTCGGTCCGCTTGAGGAGTGAGACAAATGCATTGACTACGAAGGCATAATGTTGAGATGAAACGCTAAAGAGCTCTCGGCCAGTATTGTGGTTTTTATAGCGGTCTTCTAACAGTGATGTTTGCTCTATAATTTGGCGAGCATAAGATAAAAATTCCACCCCATCTTTTGTCAAGGTGATCCCTTTAGGATTTCGGTTGAAAATGGTAATGCCCATCTCCATTTCCAAATCCTTGACCGCATTGGATAGACTTGGTTGTGTGATAAATAATTGCTTAGCAGCTTCATTCATAGAGCCGCACTCAACAATTTTGATAATATAATGCAGTTGTTGAATTCTCATAAGTACAGTCTAGCTCAAAAAAAATAAAGACGCAAGCACAAACGTCATCATGGGTTTAGAACTTTGAAAAAGCGCTGGAGTCTTTTCTCAATATGGCCTAGGATAAATATGATTCAATTTTGAGAGTTGAATCTATCAATTTCATTGCCCTTTTATTTTTCTTGTGTTATATTAATAGTATTAACAAATAGGTATTTTTCTAATCAAAGGGTGGTGGTCGTGTGAATGTTACTGAACAAAATAGTCATCAAATCTTAATCCAAAAGTTATTGGTCAGTATCCACTATTTGACTCTTTTTCGAGATGAACTGAAGCTTGTAGAACGAACTCCTTCTATACTTGGAGGGGAATTTCCAGCTCATTTAGTACAGTCTGAGTTGGGAGATATTGTTGCGGCCATTGATACCTTGGATATGCAGCAACGCTTGATTGAGTCTACCTTTTGGTATGAAGAATCAGCTTTTAAGTTGATGAACAAAACTTTGGATATTGTCGATAATTGGATTAAAGGAGTGGATCATCTGATAGATTTATGCCAGTCCAAAGAAGTCTTTCAAATTATTATTGGAGATAAACGCATTCGAGTTTTTGGGGTCTTAAGTGATGTTTTTTCATCTTTAAAAGTGAGTGCTTTGTCACTTAAGGAAGCTCCTATTCCGGATGTGCTCTATGAACATATCCAGAGGGTTAATCTTGAAGAAGAAGCTTTTATAAAATATTACCAAAGCCCTAAGGTACCCACAGGTGAGTTTGAATAAATGATTGGGTAAAAATGATAAAATGAGTTGACGTAAGTATACAAAAAAAGATATAGTAGGAAAGATGTGTTCAAATAACAAAAAGTTTTGACATCTTGTTTTAAAAAAGCTATAATAGTTTAAATTTAGACACCTTTAAGTGAGTCCAGAGAGGCAAACAAGGTATACAAGATAAAAAAAGGGAATTCCCTTTTAGTTTGCTGTAGCCTCGCTTCTTTGGTAGCGAGGCTTTTTGGTGCTTAATGAGATATTGACACATTATAGAAAGGATAAGTTATGAAAGAAGAACGCCCAATTATTGCTTTAGACTTTTCATCATTTGAGGAGACTAAAGCATTTTTAGACTTATTTCCAGCAGAAGAAAAACTATACGTGAAAATTGGTATGGAATTATATTATGCGCAAGGACCAGATATTGTTCGGTATATCAAATCGTTAGGGCATAATGTATTTTTGGATTTAAAATTACATGATATTCCAAATACTGTTCGTGCTGCTATGGCAGTTCTTAAAGAATTAGATATTGATATGGCAACTGTTCATGCAGCTGGTGGTGTAGAGATGCTAAAAGCAGCTCGAGAAGGACTAGGTCAAGGCCCTACCTTAATTGCGGTAACGCAGCTAACTTCAACCAGTGAAGACCAAATGCGTGGTGATCAAAATATTCAAACGAGTCTTTTAGAGTCTGTTTTGCATTACAGCAAGGGGGCAGCTAAAGCTCAGCTAGATGGGGCGGTTTGTTCGGCACAAGAAGTAGAAGCTATCAAGGCGGTGACGCCTACGGGATTTACTTGCTTAACTCCTGGCATTCGTCCTAAAGGCAGTAATATTGGCGATCAAAAACGAGTGATGACTCCAAACCAAGCAAGACGCATTGGAAGTGATTATATTGTGGTAGGGCGACCAATTACCCAGGCAAAAGACCCAGTGGCTGCTTACCAAGCCATAAAAGCTGAGTGGGCAGGCTAACAGATAAGATTAGGAAACCAACACTTGTCTGTTAAAGAAGAAAAAGGAGAATAA
The genomic region above belongs to Streptococcus pyogenes and contains:
- a CDS encoding LysR family transcriptional regulator; this encodes MRIQQLHYIIKIVECGSMNEAAKQLFITQPSLSNAVKDLEMEMGITIFNRNPKGITLTKDGVEFLSYARQIIEQTSLLEDRYKNHNTGRELFSVSSQHYAFVVNAFVSLLKRTDMTRYELFLRETRTWEIIDDVKNFRSEIGVLFINDYNRDVLTKLFDDNHLTASPLFKAQPHIFVSKSNPLATKSLLSMDDLRDFPYLSYDQGIHNSFYFSEEMMSQMPHNKSIVVSDRATLFNLMIGLDGYTVASGILNSNLNGDQIVAIPLDVPDEIDIVFIKHEKANLSKMGERFIEYLLEEVTFD
- the pyrF gene encoding orotidine-5'-phosphate decarboxylase produces the protein MKEERPIIALDFSSFEETKAFLDLFPAEEKLYVKIGMELYYAQGPDIVRYIKSLGHNVFLDLKLHDIPNTVRAAMAVLKELDIDMATVHAAGGVEMLKAAREGLGQGPTLIAVTQLTSTSEDQMRGDQNIQTSLLESVLHYSKGAAKAQLDGAVCSAQEVEAIKAVTPTGFTCLTPGIRPKGSNIGDQKRVMTPNQARRIGSDYIVVGRPITQAKDPVAAYQAIKAEWAG